A region of Paraburkholderia sp. BL23I1N1 DNA encodes the following proteins:
- a CDS encoding MFS transporter, with translation MADRQETDRAAANRAVLVIAIAQLLGTSLWFSANGAMRELQAAWHLSASGIGWLTNATQAGFIVGTLLSATTGIADRLPASRVFALCGLIGAALNALFALCSAGLGSALVFRFGVGVALAGIYPLGMKLLVSWAPGRAAQTLALLVAMLTLGTASVHAIRAMFSSVPWQTVVLASSGLAVLGAVLVFVLGEGPHARAGAGRRPALSGGVWNVIGIREFRAAALGYFGHMWELYAFWTLTPLLVQHALTGAVPPPGSAVAFWSFAIIGIGAAGCVLGGMLSRLAGSARTAALALATSGTLCAVYPLASTLGAPLQLALLLVWGVSVVADSPQFSALSVRACPADKIGGALTLQNSFGFFLSACSILWSTSAYRSLDVHVAWLLLPGPVLGLIAMRPLFAKRPRW, from the coding sequence GTGGCGGACAGACAGGAGACCGACCGGGCAGCCGCAAACCGTGCTGTGCTGGTGATTGCCATCGCGCAGTTGCTCGGCACCTCGCTGTGGTTCAGTGCGAACGGCGCGATGCGGGAGTTGCAGGCGGCCTGGCATCTCAGCGCATCCGGCATCGGTTGGCTCACGAACGCGACGCAGGCGGGCTTTATCGTCGGAACGCTGCTTTCGGCTACGACCGGGATCGCCGATCGTCTGCCCGCAAGCCGCGTCTTCGCGCTCTGCGGCCTGATCGGCGCCGCGCTGAATGCGCTCTTTGCACTGTGCAGCGCGGGGCTCGGCTCGGCACTCGTGTTCCGTTTCGGCGTGGGCGTGGCGCTCGCCGGTATCTATCCGCTGGGTATGAAATTGCTGGTGTCGTGGGCGCCTGGGCGCGCGGCACAAACACTCGCATTGCTGGTCGCCATGCTGACGCTCGGCACGGCGTCCGTGCACGCGATTCGTGCCATGTTCTCAAGTGTGCCGTGGCAGACGGTGGTGCTGGCGTCGTCCGGGCTCGCTGTGCTGGGCGCCGTGCTGGTGTTCGTACTAGGCGAAGGGCCGCATGCACGCGCCGGCGCCGGACGTCGCCCGGCGCTTTCCGGCGGCGTGTGGAACGTGATCGGCATCCGCGAGTTCCGGGCCGCGGCGCTCGGCTACTTTGGTCATATGTGGGAGTTGTACGCGTTCTGGACGCTTACGCCGCTCCTCGTGCAGCACGCGTTGACAGGCGCGGTGCCACCACCGGGCAGCGCGGTGGCGTTCTGGTCGTTCGCGATCATCGGCATTGGCGCGGCGGGCTGCGTGCTCGGCGGAATGTTGAGCCGGTTGGCGGGCAGCGCGCGCACAGCGGCGCTGGCGTTGGCGACTTCAGGGACGTTGTGCGCCGTCTATCCGCTGGCATCGACACTCGGCGCTCCGCTGCAACTCGCTTTGCTGCTTGTGTGGGGCGTAAGCGTTGTGGCCGACTCGCCACAATTCTCGGCGCTGTCCGTGAGGGCGTGTCCGGCGGACAAAATCGGCGGCGCGTTGACACTGCAAAACAGCTTCGGTTTTTTTCTGTCGGCGTGCTCGATTCTCTGGTCAACCAGCGCGTATCGCTCGCTTGACGTGCACGTCGCCTGGCTGCTATTGCCCGGTCCCGTTCTGGGTCTCATTGCAATGAGACCGCTGTTCGCGAAACGGCCACGCTGGTGA
- a CDS encoding ABATE domain-containing protein yields MDYRQMPAIVLADAPGLDFLNSVATPVEEEVDWIGDGEGLLAWLDQTELVPRAILEAMRSRSTAAELDDMAARARELREWFRGFVRKRKGRPLAAKDLRELEPLNQLLEQDQQHGEIVTSASDGVTSFELRANRRWQSPESLLMPIAEALARLVCEEDFTYVKACEGPRCTLLFADHTRGHARRWCSMALCGNRAKVAAHRKRLKEQESGTA; encoded by the coding sequence ATGGACTACCGTCAGATGCCCGCGATCGTGTTGGCCGATGCGCCTGGCCTTGATTTCCTGAATTCGGTCGCGACACCGGTGGAGGAAGAAGTCGACTGGATCGGCGACGGGGAAGGCCTGCTTGCCTGGTTGGACCAGACGGAGCTGGTGCCGCGCGCGATCCTCGAAGCCATGCGGAGCCGTTCTACGGCAGCCGAACTCGACGACATGGCGGCACGCGCGCGCGAACTGCGCGAGTGGTTCAGGGGATTTGTGCGGAAAAGGAAGGGGCGGCCGCTGGCTGCCAAAGACTTGCGCGAGCTCGAACCCTTGAATCAGCTGCTCGAGCAGGATCAGCAGCATGGCGAAATCGTGACGTCCGCTTCGGACGGTGTGACGAGCTTCGAGCTTCGTGCGAATCGGCGCTGGCAGTCGCCGGAGTCGCTACTGATGCCGATAGCCGAGGCGCTCGCGAGGCTGGTGTGTGAAGAAGACTTCACGTACGTGAAAGCGTGCGAAGGCCCCAGGTGCACATTGCTGTTTGCGGATCACACGCGTGGCCATGCGCGCCGGTGGTGCAGCATGGCGCTCTGCGGTAATCGCGCAAAGGTCGCGGCTCACCGCAAGCGGCTCAAGGAGCAGGAGAGTGGAACCGCATAG
- a CDS encoding alpha/beta hydrolase yields the protein MSIGNVSVVLVHGAWADGSCWSKLVERLKAHGIHAVAAPLPLSGLHDDVAALDRTLERIDGPVVVAGHAYAGAVIGSTRTDNVKALVYVAALAPAEGETVSDVFYRGEAHALAPKLSPDRHGLIWLPEDAFATAFAQHASAQELAVLSAVQRPISVSCIGEAVGRPLWMDRPSWFLIAGQDRMINPETQRFMAQRMNARVHSHEVDHTPIVTAPDVVTNVVVEAVQAVADR from the coding sequence ATGTCGATTGGCAACGTAAGCGTGGTGCTTGTGCACGGCGCGTGGGCAGATGGCTCCTGCTGGAGCAAGCTCGTGGAGCGTTTAAAGGCACACGGCATTCACGCAGTGGCGGCACCGTTGCCGCTCAGCGGTTTGCATGACGACGTGGCCGCGCTCGATCGAACGCTGGAACGCATCGACGGTCCGGTGGTGGTTGCCGGGCATGCCTACGCCGGCGCGGTGATCGGATCGACGCGCACCGACAACGTCAAGGCGCTGGTCTACGTCGCCGCCCTTGCGCCAGCGGAAGGCGAAACCGTGAGCGATGTGTTCTACCGTGGCGAAGCGCATGCGCTGGCACCCAAGCTGTCGCCGGATCGACATGGACTGATCTGGCTACCCGAGGACGCATTCGCAACGGCGTTCGCACAGCACGCGAGCGCGCAGGAACTGGCGGTGCTCAGCGCGGTTCAACGCCCTATTTCGGTTTCATGCATTGGCGAGGCGGTCGGGCGTCCACTCTGGATGGATCGGCCGAGCTGGTTCCTGATCGCCGGGCAGGACCGGATGATCAATCCCGAGACGCAGCGTTTCATGGCACAGCGCATGAACGCGCGCGTCCATTCACACGAAGTCGATCACACGCCGATCGTTACAGCGCCTGACGTCGTCACCAATGTAGTCGTTGAAGCGGTCCAGGCCGTCGCGGATCGTTAG
- a CDS encoding alpha/beta fold hydrolase, which yields MSSITYRHADVNGVKVFYREAGPSNAPKLLLLHGFPSSSHMFRDLIPLLAERFHIVAPDLPGFGQSDMPSRDAFAYTFDNIADVIEGFTEQIGFDRFALYVFDYGAPTGFRLALRHPERIAAIISQNGNAYEEGLSGGWNPIRAYWQDPSHANREALRVMLTLETTAWQYTHGVQDTAAVSPDGYSLDAFYLSRPGADEIQLDLFGDYRNNVALYPAFQQYFRSHQPPFLAVWGKNDPFFLPPGAEAFKRDIPNAEVRFFDTGHFALETHAAEIAAAISGFLVR from the coding sequence ATGTCCTCCATTACCTATCGTCATGCCGACGTCAACGGCGTCAAGGTGTTCTACCGCGAAGCGGGTCCTTCGAATGCGCCGAAACTTTTACTCCTGCACGGCTTTCCGAGCTCGAGCCATATGTTTCGAGACCTGATCCCCCTGCTTGCCGAGCGCTTCCATATCGTCGCGCCCGATCTGCCAGGCTTTGGCCAGTCGGACATGCCGAGCCGCGACGCTTTTGCGTACACATTCGACAACATCGCCGACGTGATCGAAGGCTTCACCGAGCAGATCGGTTTCGATCGCTTTGCCCTGTACGTATTCGACTACGGCGCGCCGACCGGCTTTCGGCTTGCGCTCCGGCACCCCGAGCGGATCGCGGCGATCATCTCGCAGAACGGCAACGCGTACGAAGAAGGTTTGAGCGGCGGCTGGAATCCGATCCGCGCTTACTGGCAGGATCCTTCACACGCCAATCGCGAGGCGCTTCGCGTCATGCTGACGCTTGAGACGACCGCATGGCAGTACACGCATGGCGTACAGGACACGGCGGCCGTGTCACCTGACGGTTATTCGCTTGACGCGTTCTATCTGAGCCGGCCAGGTGCCGACGAGATCCAGCTCGATCTGTTCGGAGACTACCGAAACAATGTCGCGTTGTACCCGGCGTTCCAGCAGTATTTCCGCAGTCACCAGCCGCCCTTCCTTGCCGTTTGGGGGAAGAACGATCCGTTTTTCCTGCCGCCGGGCGCCGAGGCATTCAAGCGCGATATACCGAATGCCGAGGTGCGGTTTTTCGACACCGGCCATTTTGCGCTGGAAACGCATGCGGCCGAGATCGCCGCGGCTATCTCGGGATTTCTGGTTCGCTGA
- a CDS encoding SDR family oxidoreductase has product MSSKVAIVTGASQGIGRSTAIRLARDFASVVLVARNRENLARTADEVKKAGAEPLPIDLDLSHPAAAQQVVDQTLSTFGQIDALLNIAGAVPQIDVFDMSDDQRDRGFALKLHGARRLTIAAWPSLKKTSGSVVLMSGNSALFPKASSGAVGTINAAIVALAKAFSDRGITDGVQVNSVLPGPVMTGRRQSYLEHWASLHDMTVEEATARFPLEAGIARYGTPEEIAELMAFIVSPAAHRMTGSTLRMDGGEVKSI; this is encoded by the coding sequence ATGTCCAGCAAGGTAGCCATCGTGACAGGTGCGAGCCAGGGTATTGGCCGCTCCACCGCCATCAGGTTGGCGCGAGATTTTGCATCGGTCGTGCTCGTTGCGCGCAATCGCGAGAACCTCGCGCGGACCGCTGACGAAGTAAAAAAAGCCGGCGCCGAACCGCTTCCAATCGACCTCGATCTGTCTCACCCGGCGGCCGCGCAGCAAGTGGTCGACCAGACCCTGTCGACGTTTGGGCAGATCGATGCCTTGCTCAACATCGCGGGCGCGGTGCCGCAGATTGACGTGTTCGACATGAGCGACGATCAACGGGACCGCGGCTTCGCGCTGAAGCTGCACGGCGCGCGGCGATTGACGATCGCGGCATGGCCGTCGTTGAAGAAAACGTCAGGGTCGGTGGTGCTGATGTCCGGCAACTCGGCGCTGTTTCCGAAAGCCTCGTCCGGGGCCGTGGGCACGATCAACGCGGCGATTGTGGCGCTGGCGAAGGCCTTCTCGGATCGTGGGATTACAGACGGCGTACAGGTCAACAGCGTGCTGCCCGGCCCGGTGATGACCGGTCGGCGGCAATCCTATCTGGAACATTGGGCGTCGCTGCACGACATGACGGTCGAAGAGGCGACGGCGCGCTTTCCTCTCGAAGCGGGGATCGCCCGGTATGGCACGCCCGAGGAGATTGCCGAACTGATGGCGTTCATCGTGTCGCCCGCGGCGCACCGGATGACGGGCTCGACGTTGAGGATGGACGGCGGAGAGGTTAAGTCGATCTGA
- a CDS encoding triacylglycerol lipase produces the protein MTTKERVIKPVIADDGSVHYSSVTSPPDDSTAVCYMVPDRIIPVVFVPGIMGTNLEPKRSDSREPVWLLDSMSDVAPWMGRGPTKRREVLQVHSRGRIASGTAQSEAELRRRGWGEVAYMSYGEWLVWLENALDDVYAGTDYGRKGLRDSPCRIVTPGLEKLNDAEVSLTYKYQFPVHAVGYNWLQSNAVSATRLAARIDEITAYYRNRFNYRCDRVILVTHSMGGLVARYYSEVMGLREKVLGVVHGVMPATGAAATYKRMKTGTERLAGLALGPTAASMTAVVGNAPGPLQLLPGRDYGMGWLRIRDGERFVALPQSDPYSEIYTVRGTWWGLCDDLLLNPLDPARKTIDQDWNTFADLIRGEVQPFHARISGKYHANTYAFYGDDAKHTAYRDVTWVQQTSPLLRGGVPPMADLLGQRGRDDPATGGQLVKTTLNGNATFSNFVLRDADENGDGTVPLRSGRAPANHVRACTAFAGVDHEGAYKLDATRRFTLHAITRIAQSVKGTALEYKA, from the coding sequence TTGACTACAAAAGAACGCGTCATCAAACCGGTAATTGCCGACGATGGGTCGGTCCATTACTCGTCCGTCACGTCTCCGCCCGACGACAGCACGGCCGTGTGCTACATGGTCCCTGACCGTATTATCCCGGTGGTCTTTGTGCCGGGGATCATGGGGACGAATTTGGAACCCAAGCGTAGTGATTCGCGAGAGCCGGTTTGGCTTCTCGACAGCATGTCTGATGTTGCGCCCTGGATGGGGAGAGGTCCAACCAAACGCAGGGAGGTTCTTCAGGTCCACAGCCGCGGCAGGATTGCATCGGGCACGGCACAGTCAGAAGCCGAACTGCGCCGCCGCGGCTGGGGCGAAGTGGCGTACATGAGCTATGGCGAGTGGCTGGTCTGGCTGGAGAATGCGCTGGACGATGTGTACGCCGGAACCGATTACGGGCGCAAGGGCCTGCGCGATAGTCCGTGTCGTATCGTTACGCCTGGTCTCGAGAAGCTGAACGATGCAGAGGTTTCGCTAACCTATAAATATCAGTTTCCAGTCCATGCCGTCGGCTATAACTGGCTGCAATCGAATGCCGTGTCAGCGACCCGCCTCGCGGCCCGGATCGATGAAATCACGGCCTACTACCGTAATCGGTTCAACTACCGGTGCGACAGGGTGATTCTCGTCACCCACTCGATGGGTGGACTGGTGGCCCGCTACTATTCGGAGGTCATGGGTCTGCGCGAGAAGGTGCTGGGCGTTGTGCACGGTGTGATGCCCGCCACGGGCGCGGCAGCCACCTACAAGCGGATGAAGACCGGGACGGAACGCCTGGCCGGGCTGGCGCTGGGTCCGACTGCCGCCAGCATGACCGCGGTGGTCGGCAATGCGCCTGGCCCCTTGCAGTTGCTGCCGGGCCGCGATTACGGCATGGGCTGGCTACGCATCCGCGATGGCGAGCGGTTCGTCGCGTTGCCGCAATCCGACCCGTACAGCGAAATCTATACGGTGCGCGGCACCTGGTGGGGCCTGTGCGATGACCTCCTGCTCAATCCACTCGATCCCGCCAGGAAAACCATCGATCAGGATTGGAATACGTTTGCAGACCTGATCCGCGGTGAAGTTCAACCGTTCCATGCCAGGATCAGCGGCAAGTATCACGCCAACACCTATGCCTTCTATGGCGACGATGCGAAACACACGGCATACCGCGACGTCACGTGGGTGCAGCAGACCTCGCCGTTGCTGCGCGGAGGCGTTCCGCCGATGGCCGACCTGCTCGGACAACGAGGCCGCGATGACCCTGCGACCGGCGGTCAACTGGTCAAGACAACTCTCAATGGAAACGCCACGTTCTCCAACTTTGTCCTGCGGGATGCCGACGAGAATGGCGATGGTACGGTCCCCCTACGCTCGGGTCGTGCGCCGGCCAATCATGTGCGTGCCTGTACGGCATTTGCGGGCGTCGATCACGAGGGGGCCTACAAGCTGGATGCGACCCGACGCTTCACCCTGCACGCCATTACGCGCATCGCGCAGAGCGTGAAAGGCACCGCGCTGGAATACAAGGCATGA
- a CDS encoding T6SS immunity protein Tli4 family protein: protein MTELTANLKTRCVGRYLINMPGDAVESGHAKIQGVSIGAKAMTEEAYRKEVAQRETVLKATKSVDAYPFLYAAGQARGENTYSFIHRGTVYDDPSRRYFEGYKWDRGYRFLPKIKTYDYTHPDQTNDPIVKQFDVKNAVPEKTALVFSMLEKLRGRPEDEIPTEPGVCFAGGFLPTPEGSNESVDTQFRLHHMEDATFDIGMTPDLRETTTLLQRANSTELRAALKAADGELIRKGTVELPGLKSEEWLVEGRRPETGRRPRQLIFILH from the coding sequence GTGACTGAACTGACTGCGAATCTGAAGACGCGATGCGTGGGCCGCTATCTGATCAACATGCCGGGTGACGCCGTGGAATCCGGCCATGCGAAGATACAGGGCGTCAGCATCGGCGCGAAGGCGATGACGGAGGAAGCCTACCGGAAGGAAGTCGCGCAGCGTGAGACGGTCCTGAAAGCAACGAAGAGCGTTGATGCGTACCCGTTCCTGTATGCGGCCGGTCAGGCACGAGGGGAAAACACTTACAGCTTCATCCATCGTGGCACCGTTTACGACGATCCAAGCAGACGGTATTTCGAAGGATACAAGTGGGATCGGGGATACCGGTTCCTGCCAAAAATCAAAACCTACGACTACACCCACCCGGATCAGACCAACGACCCTATCGTTAAGCAGTTCGATGTGAAAAATGCAGTGCCCGAAAAAACAGCGCTGGTGTTCAGCATGCTGGAAAAACTGCGCGGTCGTCCTGAAGACGAGATTCCGACTGAACCGGGAGTGTGCTTCGCGGGCGGCTTCTTGCCGACACCGGAGGGGAGCAACGAGAGTGTTGATACGCAATTTCGCCTGCACCACATGGAAGACGCGACTTTCGACATTGGGATGACACCTGATCTTCGTGAGACCACGACCCTTTTGCAGCGTGCTAATAGCACGGAGCTACGTGCGGCACTCAAGGCGGCGGACGGCGAGCTTATCCGGAAGGGGACTGTGGAGTTGCCTGGGTTGAAGTCCGAGGAATGGCTAGTCGAAGGCCGGAGACCGGAGACCGGGAGGCGGCCGCGGCAACTCATTTTCATTCTTCATTAA
- a CDS encoding T6SS immunity protein Tli4 family protein, whose product MSLDLTTGGQVEIQRQLVKLDKASLTTGEAVALWDAVSRTIRLRPDGS is encoded by the coding sequence CTGTCGCTGGATCTGACCACCGGAGGGCAGGTCGAGATCCAGAGGCAGCTTGTGAAACTCGACAAGGCGTCTCTCACCACCGGCGAAGCCGTTGCGCTATGGGATGCGGTCTCGAGAACCATCAGGCTCAGACCTGACGGATCGTAG
- a CDS encoding LysR family transcriptional regulator yields MNEVRAITIFVRAAALGSLRKAAVDQGISPQAASHAVMQLEKELGVRLFHRTTRKLSLTEEGQGLLDSVRPALAVLSSALDDARRSKDEIAGPLRVSGPRAVGYTVLWPYFLEFAELHPNVQLDVQFDDHFTDLVSDRADVGFRGGSPPSGGTIARQLLPIQLIVCASPAYIERHGAPRTIDELEEHRCTGYRRANTGKQAPWEFLIGDEIVYRDIATTLCVNDTEAETQAVLAGLAIGQLGSFSATLPIRRGELVPLLVKHVTQREAVYIYYRHRTEQPLRVRTFIDFMVARLAGNKSFFLEPSELRAAR; encoded by the coding sequence ATGAACGAAGTTCGAGCGATCACGATATTCGTCCGGGCCGCGGCGCTGGGAAGCCTTCGCAAGGCGGCCGTGGATCAGGGCATCTCGCCGCAGGCTGCGAGCCACGCGGTGATGCAGTTGGAAAAGGAGCTGGGGGTTCGGCTTTTCCATCGAACCACACGCAAGCTGAGCCTGACTGAGGAGGGGCAGGGTCTTCTGGACAGCGTGAGACCGGCGTTGGCCGTCCTGTCGTCGGCACTCGACGATGCGCGGCGTTCGAAAGACGAGATTGCGGGGCCATTGCGGGTAAGCGGGCCACGAGCCGTTGGCTATACCGTGCTGTGGCCATATTTTCTGGAATTCGCCGAATTGCACCCAAATGTGCAACTGGATGTGCAGTTCGACGACCACTTCACCGACCTTGTCAGCGATCGCGCCGACGTAGGCTTTCGTGGTGGCTCTCCGCCGTCGGGCGGAACGATCGCGCGACAACTCCTGCCGATACAACTGATCGTTTGCGCATCGCCGGCCTATATCGAGCGGCACGGCGCGCCGCGGACCATTGATGAGCTCGAAGAGCACCGCTGCACCGGCTATCGGCGGGCAAATACCGGCAAACAGGCGCCGTGGGAGTTCCTGATAGGTGACGAGATCGTCTATCGCGACATCGCGACGACCTTGTGCGTCAATGACACGGAAGCGGAGACTCAAGCCGTGCTGGCTGGACTCGCAATCGGGCAACTCGGGAGCTTTTCGGCGACCTTGCCGATCAGGCGTGGCGAACTCGTTCCGCTGCTCGTGAAGCATGTCACCCAGCGTGAAGCCGTCTACATTTACTATCGCCATCGAACCGAGCAGCCGCTGCGGGTGAGGACATTCATCGACTTTATGGTCGCGCGTCTCGCGGGAAACAAGAGTTTCTTTCTTGAGCCATCCGAGCTTCGTGCCGCACGCTGA
- a CDS encoding oxidoreductase yields the protein MVNHTNNGFKRVWFITGASRGLGALIAQAALADGNAVVATGRNVAAIVERFGHSPALLPVALDVTNEAQAKAAVQAAVDHFGRIDVLVNNGGFGLLGAIEESSDADVRRMYDTNVFGLLNITRAVLPVMRAQRTGHVVNFSSIGGYRSAAGFGAYCSTKFAVEGLTEALHAELKPLGIHATVVEPGYFRTDFLDASSLVVARDVIADYDETSGNVRRLATSLNHNQPGNPEKLAAAMVELVDAQTPPLRLALGTDTLKAIAEKNAYVTQETETWKALSASTDFSA from the coding sequence ATGGTCAACCACACAAACAATGGCTTCAAGCGCGTCTGGTTCATCACCGGCGCGTCGCGCGGCCTCGGCGCCCTGATCGCTCAGGCAGCTCTGGCCGACGGTAATGCGGTCGTTGCCACCGGCCGCAATGTCGCAGCGATCGTCGAGCGCTTCGGTCACTCGCCAGCACTCCTCCCCGTGGCACTGGACGTGACAAACGAAGCCCAGGCGAAGGCTGCGGTTCAAGCCGCAGTTGACCATTTTGGCCGTATCGACGTTCTGGTCAACAACGGGGGATTCGGTCTGCTTGGCGCTATCGAAGAGTCCAGCGATGCCGACGTGCGTCGCATGTACGACACGAACGTATTCGGCTTGCTGAATATCACACGCGCCGTTCTGCCGGTGATGCGCGCGCAGCGGACGGGCCACGTCGTCAATTTTTCGTCGATCGGTGGTTACCGGTCCGCCGCCGGGTTCGGCGCCTATTGTTCGACCAAGTTCGCCGTCGAAGGACTGACCGAGGCATTGCACGCCGAACTGAAGCCGCTCGGTATTCACGCAACGGTCGTGGAGCCTGGATACTTCCGTACGGACTTCCTGGACGCGTCATCGCTTGTTGTTGCCCGCGACGTGATCGCAGACTATGACGAGACGTCGGGAAATGTTCGCCGGCTCGCTACCAGCCTGAACCACAACCAGCCAGGCAACCCTGAGAAGCTCGCGGCAGCCATGGTCGAACTGGTCGACGCACAAACACCGCCGCTGCGGCTGGCGCTTGGCACCGACACGCTGAAGGCCATTGCTGAAAAGAATGCCTACGTTACGCAGGAAACCGAAACCTGGAAGGCGTTGTCGGCATCGACTGATTTTTCTGCTTGA
- a CDS encoding ATP phosphoribosyltransferase regulatory subunit: protein MEPVLSSATKPHRFALSKTVSGATFIEAGAEEAIVPALWGQDTFIQKAGGSEVIGQMWAFPDKKGRPCCLIPEATALFQERCKELLGQQTERMLFYVARCYRYERPQAGRYREFSQLGFEYLCPDPQRANLRSQEIVTGFLGSFGLRYELDSTARRGLSYYLNGLGFEMRCTELGAQQQIVGGGAYREGAGFGIGAERLLLAMAAQGVV, encoded by the coding sequence GTGGAACCCGTTTTATCGTCGGCAACGAAGCCGCACAGATTCGCGCTCTCGAAAACCGTTTCCGGAGCTACCTTCATTGAAGCCGGGGCGGAGGAGGCCATTGTTCCCGCGCTGTGGGGACAAGACACCTTCATACAGAAAGCCGGTGGCAGTGAGGTCATCGGGCAGATGTGGGCTTTCCCTGACAAGAAAGGCAGACCCTGTTGTCTGATCCCGGAAGCGACGGCGCTCTTCCAGGAGCGGTGCAAGGAACTGTTGGGACAGCAGACGGAACGCATGTTGTTTTACGTTGCGCGGTGCTATCGGTATGAGCGGCCCCAGGCGGGCCGTTACCGCGAATTCTCGCAACTCGGCTTCGAATATCTATGCCCGGATCCGCAACGCGCCAACTTGCGCAGCCAGGAAATTGTGACGGGGTTTCTGGGTTCGTTCGGACTGCGTTACGAACTCGACAGCACGGCTCGGCGCGGTCTTAGCTATTACCTGAACGGCCTGGGCTTCGAGATGCGCTGCACCGAACTGGGGGCGCAACAGCAGATTGTCGGCGGCGGTGCTTATCGGGAAGGCGCGGGTTTCGGCATCGGGGCAGAAAGATTGCTGCTTGCGATGGCGGCTCAGGGCGTCGTGTAG
- a CDS encoding NADPH-dependent F420 reductase — translation MKIGILGAGFIGRAMATLARNGGHEVMISNSRDPRTLTSTASAIGCALGTAEEAAKFGDVVVVAVPFMNIDALPVAALDGKIVIDTGNYYPERDGQIAALDSRSTTTSQMLAAALPGAKVVKAFNAILAKDLETDGKPAGTPNRRALPFAGDDGQAKHVVSGFLDQLGFDPVDAGTLAESWRFERAKPVYCVALDRAGMVEGLAAAKWDVELPHGSWRR, via the coding sequence ATGAAGATAGGCATTCTCGGCGCCGGCTTTATCGGCCGCGCAATGGCGACACTCGCGAGAAACGGCGGTCACGAAGTCATGATCAGTAATTCCCGTGATCCGCGGACTTTGACCAGCACGGCCTCGGCGATCGGCTGCGCGCTTGGCACGGCAGAAGAGGCAGCGAAGTTCGGCGACGTGGTGGTGGTGGCCGTGCCGTTCATGAACATCGATGCGCTGCCGGTTGCGGCGCTCGACGGCAAAATCGTGATCGACACGGGCAACTACTATCCCGAACGCGACGGCCAGATTGCAGCGCTCGACAGTCGTTCGACGACCACCAGTCAGATGCTGGCCGCCGCGTTACCGGGCGCCAAGGTGGTGAAAGCCTTCAACGCAATTCTGGCGAAAGACCTGGAAACGGACGGCAAGCCGGCCGGTACCCCGAACCGTCGGGCGCTGCCGTTCGCCGGCGACGACGGGCAGGCCAAACATGTCGTGAGCGGGTTTCTCGATCAGTTGGGCTTCGATCCAGTCGACGCTGGGACGCTCGCCGAAAGTTGGCGCTTCGAGCGTGCGAAGCCGGTCTACTGCGTTGCGCTGGATCGTGCGGGTATGGTCGAAGGATTGGCTGCGGCAAAGTGGGACGTGGAGTTACCGCATGGGTCGTGGCGGAGGTAA